The Triticum aestivum cultivar Chinese Spring chromosome 4B, IWGSC CS RefSeq v2.1, whole genome shotgun sequence sequence GTATTCTCGCAGTTGTAGATCTTGAACAATCAAGACTGCAGGCAAGACTGATCCAGGAGATGCTTGAATGTTGGTGCTCTATTGGCCAATCATCCATTGCAACCTGACACTCGATGCAGAGGCCGATTTTTTCCCCTCTTTTTGAGAAAAAAAAAATCCCCTGCAACCTGAAGCAATCAGAGGAATGGTACCTACGACTGCTACGAGCAACGCAGATCTGCCGTTCGGGGGCACACACGGAAGGCTAAGAAAGGAGGCACCTACCTCATCCTGCCCGCCGCACGTCGCCGGATCAGGACGGCGTGAGCACAGCCACGCGGCGTGAGGAGTAGGCGGCGGCATCGGTGACGAGGGCGGCCGAGGCAGCGGCGCGTAGAGGCAAGGGCGTGGCGGTGGAAAGGAAGGCCGAAAGTGTGCGTGCCACGTGCGGAGTTGGGGTTTCATACCGGAATTGGGGATgacggaaaccctagccgccgccggacGAGCCGCAGAACTCGCAAGGCGGCGCTGTTCCCTCCCAAACCCATCCGCCCCACGCACTCCATCTATCCTCTTCCGGTGGGGATGCCAGCCGGAATCGCCGCCTCGTCGCGGCACTCTCCGGAGAAAAATCCGTCGGTGAGTCCCCGTCCCCAACGTCCTTGCTCTTGTTATGGCGCCTTGTCATCAAGGCTGGTAGATTTGGGTACGTTTCAGGATAGAAACAAAATGGGTACGTAGCATTGATCTTCTTCAGGTACAAACTGGCTGTAACATAGCAAATTACTTGTTCCATAAAATGTGTGTACAATTTCAGTTACGCAATCTTCTTTGGCAAAGAGAAATAGAGACGACACAATTGTTTGATATAGTATAAAGAAATAAGGCATCACAATGGTAGAAAATAATGATTAAAAATACATTTTTTAAGCAGCCAACGCTTGTGCCTCTTTCACAAGATCCGAGAAGAGGGGCCTGACAGTCTTCTTGGCTCCACAGTCAGTACCAGCAAAGAGCATGCAGCTTTCAAGGTTAGACATGATTGTCGAAGCCTTAGACAGTGTCTCCATGAATTTCTGATCCTTGAAGTGTGCGCTGTACTGGCCGCGCCGCATCATTGTAAGAGCAATCTGACCGCAAAGCTTGACAATTCTTAGGCTGTTAGCCGTGGCCTCACAGTTCTCTTCTACTATAGTCTTGAGCTTCGCCACAAATTCACCTTCTGCTGTGACGATCGTTAGAGCCACGACGTTGAGGTCATCTGCACTGATCTGTTTGCTGCATATCACCAAAATAAGAGATAAGAACGCTTCTTGCAATTCCATCATAGCAGTTCGCTCCTCAATTGTTTGATCGGTGGACTTATTTTGGCTCTTGTGCTCCGAAAGTTGTTTTTCTTCATCATTTCCCAGTATAGAAAGCTGTTGCTGCTCTGCATCATCGCCCGATGCAGAAACATTGCTTTGAGATGCTTCAGTTGTGGGTTCTCTTTGGCTGTTCAACACTTGTGTGAGTAGCTGCAATAATAAGCACGAGACTGGTAAATGTGAGGCAGCGGGAACTTTTCAATTAGTATATTTTCCTTTTGCGAAACTCAATTGTACATAGTTACAGTTTTATGTTTTGAACTTGCTAGTGTTGTGCTGCTCTAGAAGATGTTTGAATTAGATAAACAGGTTGAAACCGTTACCTTTGGCAGCAAGATAGTCTTCACATGTTCCTTGTCCATTTGATGGTGACTACACAAATTCTCCAAGATCTCTGCTGCTATTGTTCTGTATACAATCGTGTTCTTAGCATCAAGTAATTCAACAATGTTCTCATATTCCCTCCCTACAAGCGCAGATATAGTTACTGTCTTGGATAATAGTGCCAATGTTTTACCAGCCGTTACTTTCAGCCTTTTCGTGACGAGCTTGGTGTCTTGTTCTTCCG is a genomic window containing:
- the LOC123091328 gene encoding uncharacterized protein is translated as MPINAKERLIHYVRNIEEHRAKRIELRAKKVKTQAGDAQQDEADIPIHGSKGDGWNELILQGMTILEKLATDQQNCSDICSTPDLLPKIMAPLHSETLIQDISIDAWADIVNGSLIVVHRLIHAPEWTGRRVHSEVCSSKHAVSNLEEILDEGNGNVVELQMRAMEILTELAMDMQTDLSSKTIVNLIKKQLQIFLADGEPEEQDTKLVTKRLKVTAGKTLALLSKTVTISALVGREYENIVELLDAKNTIVYRTIAAEILENLCSHHQMDKEHVKTILLPKLLTQVLNSQREPTTEASQSNVSASGDDAEQQQLSILGNDEEKQLSEHKSQNKSTDQTIEERTAMMELQEAFLSLILVICSKQISADDLNVVALTIVTAEGEFVAKLKTIVEENCEATANSLRIVKLCGQIALTMMRRGQYSAHFKDQKFMETLSKASTIMSNLESCMLFAGTDCGAKKTVRPLFSDLVKEAQALAA